CcaggtgaagaagaaaaacctaCTAGAGCTGGTATGACCGGACAGCTAGTCTGACTTCAGAAGCCCGACGGTGTTAAAACATTCATGTCCCGGGGTTTCAGTTTGTGTGGCCGTGTGGAAGCCTGCTTGGCTTCATTGCTCGACATGTCGATCTTGGGAGGCATGAATCTGGCAGGGTCGTCCACCTTCAGACTGATTTGAGAGTTGGTGCCATCCACAGTGGAGGACTTCTGCAGGCCAAAGTAGGACTGTATGGAGAAGCCTGCAGGAGAGACGCGTGGTTGAAAATGTCACCAATAGCCTAAACTTTCACGTTACGATGACGAGCTAAAGAACTGTTGTTGTAAAgaaattatttcattttcttGACATTCACCGTCTTGTTTACTGCCCATCCTTGCTACAGCAGTATAAAATGCATGTCAGGATACAGTGACCTCAGTTAGGAGTGGTTTCGGGTGCCACAGTGCTTGTTAATTAATGGTCGTCTTAAAAGGGTTATGATCATGATGAAGCAATATCTCCTTTATCAGCTTGCCTGCACTTAATGGTATCGAAATAGTTCAACTTTAATGATCAAAATCTACTGCTGCTATGATAATTCTTATCTTATTTTCATGCTGACCAACATAAAAGTGCTGAAATCCAAATGCAGGACTGTAAATCCAAATGTCTCACCTGTGCTGGTTTCAGAGCCCGGATCGGTAGGGGACTTGTGAACCACAGACCGAGTTCCAAAGAAGCTCCACCTGTCCAATCCTCCGCCTCCACTTCCTCCCTCATTTCCTCCCATCTCTATGCTGGGGCTGAGTTTGGTAGGATCTGGATGGGCTTGAAACTGCGCTGGACTCAGCTGGAACCAGTTCCTGCGCCCCAGCCAATCAAGAGCAAGAAAATCAACGTTCAAGGAAAACGGCAACAATACCCCGAGTTCCTCATCCGAATGGCAACATAAGCTCTGCATTTTAGAGGCACGATGCTCACCTGCGATTAATGGCTGGGGATGAGAGGGGACTAACACAGGGGGTGACACTGGGGGTGACCGAAGGTGTGCCACAGGGGGTGGATTGTGCTGATGTTGAAAGCCTGTCCTCCTTGAAGTCCCCGCTTGGCATTCTCAACTTCTGCTCAAACAGAAGGGAGGAAAGAAAATctattaaataaacacaaagatgCCCTCCACAGGatttaaaagaaaggaaaaaaaaaatcattatgtGATTTTATATTACACatgaaaaatctgtttgttacaGACGTGTTAATGTGTGAAAGGCAGAGCTTTGGTCTTATTTAGAGAGCAAACATCCCTGCGTACACATTAAAAAAGGTTGGCCGTGTTTAACTGGCCCCGCTGTTCAAAAATAATCATAGCAAAGTGCGTCATCGATCATCTGTGCCTGCCACCTGTTAGTGTCATGTGGGTGGGAAAAAGACAAACACGGAGAAGCAAAGGAGAAGATATTTCACAATGATCTACACTGTAACTAAAGATCATAAGGCAATTACATAACATGAAGCTATCATAGAGAACAGGTGATCTCTCCCTGCAACACCAGCAACACAAAGAGTCAAAGCACCAATCACTCCCGCTTTCCCGTTgttaaaaaacatgaaatacatttttcttttaaatcaaggTTTAGTTTCCAATGAGCAAAACGAAAATGTTCAACCACACTTGCCTCAACATTTTGGTTTATTTCAGAAACTATCTCAGGAATAGAATTTGCAAAGTTCAGTTTCCATTCAATGCAGGTGTATTCCCATCCACACGCAATATCAAAACTGTAGAGGACGTCTCGTGTCCTGCTCACGGCTGTGGCCATTGTGCAAATGAGTGACAGAAATCTTCATGGCCTTTTTATCCTCAGTGTATTATGTGGGTTCGTAACCTGGTAGATTTCATCACTGTGCCAACCTTGCTGGACCTCGGGCTTAATGTCCAAAAACAGGACTCAACAACAATCTGGTAGCTGAAGTTAAAGTGTGATCGGTCAGTTTTGGACCCTTCCAAATTTTCCACATTCATTATGTTCCCCTCTCCCCTTTCAGTGCGCCTGTGCCTAAATGCATTCAGTAGACATATTCATGAAAGGTGCACACCCGTCTCACAATGTACAGTGAAAATCAAGCTGTAAAGATGACAGAACTCTCTCCAGGCCTGTGTAAATTTGCACATGTGGGGAAGGATACAAAACATTTTCTGCAGCACTGACTGTGGCCAATGACACATCTGAAAGACATCAAGACATCACAAAGACATCTGAAACCACCAATACGCCTAGATCTTCCTACCTACCCAAAGTGACAAAATGGTCATTATGATTGTAGAGATAGGAAGGATGCACCAAAGGAGAGCAATTTATGCTTCATATCACACAGTCAGGGCTTTATATTGGCCCACGAAGTGGAATCCATAGCTCACTTAAGGCACACAACCATCTGCCCAAAATCATCTGTTCAACTctgagaatgaaaaaaaaaacctttgatcTGAACATTGAACTATAAGGCTGCAATTTCTAATGGGGTGGTGTGGAGGAGAGTGAGCACTGAGCATCAACTCAGTCATACCATACCAAGTCAAACATCGGGAAGTCAGCTTCTGACTGGGCACCCCAGCAAGACTTGAACTCAACTGGACATGTCTGGGGTGACCTGAAAACAACCGTGCTGACATCCCCAAGACAACCGGGTCAAACttctaaaagaaaaatgaaaattttaaataagaaaaaaaaaataaaaataccctCACACACGCACAGCAATATCCAGAGTTCAAGGGTAAGTGGAAACATCCCTACACCCAATCTGAGTTGACCTTTTCAACGTTGTCATTTAGCCAAATGAACGAATTGGGGATGGACAATAACAacgttttaaaaaagaaaaaaacaatactcGAGCCTCAACATTCATGAGATAATCTCTTATCGATTTCGTCCTCTGAGTCAACATGGCTATCATGAGCATCAACTCCAAAGTGTCACAGCAGCTGTCATATGATGACCTAATTGATGACTTTGCATCCAGGAAATGCATACGTGTGCATCTGTAAAAGGCTTGTTCCATCATTGAAAGAGACTGTTCATTTCATTGTTCCTACTAATAAAGGTTGTAAACCTAAATGGCAGTTCGTGATACAGTcgtgttgtatttttttgggggggtgggctggctggctggctggctagCTACTATGGACCACAAAAGTGATTCACTTAAACTAATATTATATAAACAACGAATAGGTGGTTCTTCACTTCTCGGTCAAACACAAGTTTATCGGTAGTTTGATATCGGTTTAGATTTCCCCGTAAGCGGTACGGTCGGTTAGTTTTCTCGTGTTAGCTACAAAGCTAACATTGGTCGCTGGTGCACAAGGTTGCTATGCTAACGGCCTTTCCTTCCGTCAGAACGTACTACCTACTACTCGTTCGtagcaaaaaaaacagtaaCTTATAGACAAACCTTTTTATGATAAGTCTTCTCTGGCGTCTCAGCTCGATAGACTCCTTCATTTTTACCATAATTTGTTGTTTCAGTGACGATTATTGCTCAAAAACCAAACGCCGTGTGTGCACCGCAGTAGGCCTTATTTTCTTCGGAGCTCGCTGGTCGGTCCGTTGAACAAATGAGGAGGGCAGGTTCCTGTAACAGCGTCGCTTGGCAACAATACTGATAGAAGTAATGCGCAACGCTTATATTGCGTAATTTGTTTACCATGATGCTCTGCGTTTTTGCCAGCTACGTTTGCCAGACAGCTCTACCAGAATTATTTGTAGGGAATTACATTCCTTTTTTGAGTGCAAAAGCCAAGAATATGAGAGAAACAATTCAGAAGGAAAccacttgtcatttttgtttggAATAATTTATAACCTACCCTGATATAGACTGGGAAGAACCCCGGTCTTTATTCTGGtctttttcaatttattttgtttatttttttttatcctgaaCAAGGTGCAAGAGGGGTCTTTGAAATTTTTGCTCAGACGTCATCCTTTAAACTCGACTTTGGAAAAACATAGTTTAATATTGatcctttttgtttcttttgttctcCCAAACCCAACTTTTGAAGGAAATGCACCTTTAGCCAAATCTTTTGAAATGTCCATCTGTTTTTTAAGCAGAATGAGTTATTGGACAGAATATTTTTGGTTTCTTTacattatatataaatatttatattatacattatatttaaatatttaaatgagATTACTTAAGACGAgatatatatttaattttttgttattattagtaAAAATGCCATATACATGCCAGCAGGTTTGCAAAAAGGAAAGCTACTTTTACTGTCTTCCTGCCATATGTTTAATCATACCTGGACACATCTAAATACTACAGAAAtgcaaaatatataaaaacgAAAGccttatgcatgaaatctgatTGGTTACTTGATTTAATTGATGATCTTTCACTATCATGTAATTTCAATTTTTAGTTAAATCTACTTAAtagtttttctgtccttttttccACCGTTTTGTTAAACTATGTTTCACCCCAAGCCTGgatttggatttaaaaaaaaaaagaaataggttTTGCCTGCTACCACTGCAACGAGAAATAATTTTTCAAAACAATAGTAACTGGAATTGTCAGAACAGTTACCATCGCCATTTAAGCAGAAGAGTCATAATGTGCCCTCTATTTGTGTGTTCAACATCATAACAGTGTGGAGCTGGAACAAGTCAGTAGATAGCTACTAAAACACAAGTACGAGATAGGGACAAAGTTGGCACAAAAACTGGACAAATCTATACAGTTAATCAAACACAACCTTTGTCCGTACACACTCTAACAGGTGCTTTGTGAATGTTCACTGTCGTCCACTGTGACTTTCTGGAAAGCACTTGCTAAACTTTACATATATGATAAATAAAGCCCAGTACTTACAACTGGTCAACAATAGACACAGAATTTAATTTTCTATTAGTTTGGTTAACAGCATTTTTGTTTCTATTAGTTTGGTTAACAGCATTTTGTTTTCAATACTGTGACAGTGGGACATTTCCTAATTAtatttctcctgtttgttttgccTGATGTACAAAGCACAATGTTGGGCCGTCCCAGCCCAAAGATGTTGATCGTGAGACAATCCTGGCAATTTCGTCAGTCATGGCCCCTGAACGGTGATCTGGTATCATACTGCGAGATAGGTTTAAAGTGGCTGGTGTCATGGTCTTGTGACTATAGCCATAGACCCCAAATTTAGAATGATCATCTTGCAACGTGTCTGCTgctaatgaaattaaatgaaggaaatgaaacaaaaaacaaaagcctgAAGGGAAATGATATTGTTGCAGtaatttcattttcaaacaACCATCATAAGCATCAAATGTTTGTTGCGCCGTGTGCCGTGCAGTGATCTTATACAACGGCTACAATCACCAAGACAGATAAACGCCGTCTCAAAGAAGGCTACTAAAACTAACAGTCTGTCCGGGACAGACAACTCAGGGACAGAACCTGCCACAGCCTCTGGCAACATCATGCTTTCATACTCACCGGCACTGTGCCATCAACTCGTAGGTGAGAGCGTGTCTCCTCCGCAGAGAGGCCTTTGTGGGGTGAATAAACATCATCTGCCAGCCCTGCCTGGTGCTCAAACTTCTGGAGGTTCTCCTGGGTTTGCTCTGGAGTGGACATACAGTCAAACATGCAAACAATTAGTCAAAGTATTAATATGCTGAGCTCCATTgtgacattattattattattagggtaCTCTGTTACCTATGTTAACTTACTTAACATAAGCGAGCTCATTAAAGAGGTGGCTTTGGCTTTCACCACTGGAACTGGGGACAAGGATGGAGCTGCTGGCTCAGGTGTCAATCCCTTCCAACCATTCTCACCTTCCTGGTCACACAAGTTTACTGTGTTAGGAAACTAGTTACAGAACACACATATGGAAAGCGCCAAAACGTGCGAACAATCCTCAAGACCCAGCTTCGCACAAGCCCTTAAAAAAAGACCATTTTGCTCAGGGAAGCAGTTTAAAACAAGGTGAAAACAGAAAGTGAAGACGGGAAGCACCTCTAAAATGTTCCTGAACCTGTGACGTGGGATGACAGGGTCTTTCCACAAGATGTTGACATTCATGTCTGGAGGGGGTGAATGCATTGGGAGATCCATGTGCTCATCATAACTGATATTGTGTCGAGTCAGCCCAATGGGAGAAGATAAGGCACCACAAAGGCCAGATGGCATGCCAGACTCAAGTGCTGAAAAATGGGAGAAAGAAAAGGCAAATTACAGACGTGCTTTAATTAGCATCATAAAAGCAGTTCGGTTATCTGACAAAGATGCCCACTCTTGTACAGGTGAATGTGTCACATCGGAATGACGGCATTACCTGGGATGTCTCCCCGCCCTGAAGCCATTTTGATACCAGATCAGGGATGTGACCTGAAGAAACTGGAGGCTCACCCTATGCACAGATTGTCCTGAAACacgacaaaaaaacacaaatgtcaagTTATACACCACATCAGACCTGTATTTACAGTGCACGGTGTTCTGTTTCTGACTGGCTCCAAATAGACCCGCAGAGTCTGGTTACTGTGCAGCAGTGTTGTTAATATCATTTCAAGTCAGAGTCACTCTTACATTAGTCGAACATCGATCcactgaggagaaaaaaaaacagccaaattGAACTCAAGCTGTTATGCATGGGAATAAAGAGCCTTCTCCTCTACTGTTAGATCACCACTGAATAACATATAAAGAAATGGAAGTCTTCTTATCTTATTTATGGTTGAACTCATTATCAGTGCTGCTTATCAGCCTTGTCTGTGTTCACTTCCATTTAAAATCAGTTCCTTGCATTGATGAAGGCGGATGATTTCGTCCATAATCTACAAATTACTAACGAcagatttcagattttttttacatttctgtcGGCGGAGGCCTATTTAGTATTCTGCTGCTTTCCAGACAGCTGACTGGTTTGTCGTCAGCACTGAGGAAGGCCAGTTACTGtgacttgcaaaaaaaaaaaaaaaaaaaaaaaaaaggaaacaaaacagacCCGAGTCGCGCCACGTAGGATTAAGATTCACATGCTACACATTAtaggataataataataacacattAATAATAGTTGCGCAAACAGTTTGGCTGCCAAATCTTCCAGTAGGCAAGGCGGGAGTTGAGGCTCGTGATTTTATCTTGATATCCAGATAATtctctcaacttttttttttgcccttcaCTCTTCGCATGTGTTGCCAGCATTACTGGGATTTTTCGGTTTTGTTCAGTCCGTTCCTGCTGCGTTTGCATGAAGGACAGAAGCCCGTCGGACATGCTATTTACAGAATCACTCACCTCAAATGTCAATATTTCCTCTCCGCCTCTGTTAAAACGACTCCGCAGGTGCAGAGATTCCTTTGCTAGTGGCGCGTCGATCTGACAATCTGCACGAACGAACGCTGCATATTTGCTCACCGGTTGATTCGTCCATGACTTTTGGACATGCAAACACAGCGCAGACCCGACAACACTGAACGCACCTCTCCAGCAGCCGCCCTGCCGGCGGAAGTGACTGTCTGAAACTTGAAGCCCCGCTGGGTGTTCTGTTGCGCATGGAATTGACAGAGATATTAGCAGGCAGTTCATACCAGGGAGTTCGTTGGTTTTTGACGTGATGTTTTGCTCAGATTTGTGTTGCTGTGGTTAGGGGGAGATGGTGTAAGGGGTAGAAATGAAAGGTGGTCTCAGGAAACGTGTTTTCCGCGTTGGAAAGGGAACAAGATCATTCACACAAGTGATACTCACTTCTGTTTTCTATGTTTCGTGTTTAAACCCTGAGCagagggcaactggacttcctgtttttttgtttttttttaaagacgtTTCGCCTCTGAaaccaaagtgtttttttttttttttctcccctaactagtgttaaaattggctttattaaatgtaaagaatcgatctaacactAGCAAGTTTGGAGTTTCTTGCCTATGAGCTGCTGTGGGACGTCGTCACTTTGGGAGTCATTAAGGTCACATGTGTGCTACTGACCCACCCAACCAAAGCCTGAGTTATTTTAgttatttagttatttagttTACCTCTCGGACTAACATGTTTTAAACACAATCAAAAGTGTGAATAGCTGGGAAACAGCCCGGGTCAAGGGTGCATTGTTGGTGTTCGGTGGCTGATACCTGAGGCTATTCAAAGTTGTTATTCCTGTTG
Above is a genomic segment from Odontesthes bonariensis isolate fOdoBon6 chromosome 13, fOdoBon6.hap1, whole genome shotgun sequence containing:
- the kiaa1191 gene encoding putative monooxygenase p33MONOX, whose protein sequence is MASGRGDIPALESGMPSGLCGALSSPIGLTRHNISYDEHMDLPMHSPPPDMNVNILWKDPVIPRHRFRNILEEGENGWKGLTPEPAAPSLSPVPVVKAKATSLMSSLMLKQTQENLQKFEHQAGLADDVYSPHKGLSAEETRSHLRVDGTVPKLRMPSGDFKEDRLSTSAQSTPCGTPSVTPSVTPCVSPLSSPAINRRNWFQLSPAQFQAHPDPTKLSPSIEMGGNEGGSGGGGLDRWSFFGTRSVVHKSPTDPGSETSTGFSIQSYFGLQKSSTVDGTNSQISLKVDDPARFMPPKIDMSSNEAKQASTRPHKLKPRDMNVLTPSGF